A region of Mauremys mutica isolate MM-2020 ecotype Southern chromosome 2, ASM2049712v1, whole genome shotgun sequence DNA encodes the following proteins:
- the COMMD3 gene encoding COMM domain-containing protein 3 produces the protein MELSEYVQSGLQILADSGCFSPSAYTVLLQTAFQSLLNAQADQVALDHPVLKHIDPTVLKHCHAAAATCILEAGKHKADKSAISTCLEDCKFDRERIEQFCTEYQKNKDTLELILGSIGRCPLHITDVSWRLEYQIKTSQLHKTYRPAYLVTLNVENSDSRSHPDVSFSCTMEQLQDLVGKLKDAAKSLERASQM, from the exons ATGGAGCTGTCGGAGTATGTGCAGAGCGGCTTGCAGATCCTAGCCGATTCTGGCTGCTTTTCTCCTAGCGCCTACACGGTTCTGCTCCAGACGGCTTTCCAGAGCCTGCTCAACGCCCAGGCGGACCAGGTAGCTTTAG ATCACCCAGTCTTGAAACATATTGACCCAACAGTATTAAAACATTGTCATGCAGCAGCTGCAACTTGTATACTGGAGGCTGGAAAACACAAAGCCGACAAATCTGCTATAAG cACATGTCTAGAAGACTGTAAATTTGATAGAGAGAGAATAGAGCAATTTTGCACCGAATATCAG aAAAACAAAGATACGTTGGAACTCATATTGGGAAG TATAGGCAGGTGTCCTCTGCACATAACCGATGTTTCTTGGCGCCTGGAATATCAAATCAAG ACCAGCCAACTTCATAAAACTTATCGACCTGCCTATTTGGTGACCTTAAATGTGGAG AACAGCGACTCAAGATCACACCCTGACGTTAGTTTTAGTTGCACTATGGAACAGTTACAG GATTTAGTTGGAAAACTAAAAGATGCAGCAAAAAGCCTAGAAAGAGCATCTCAGATGTGA
- the BMI1 gene encoding polycomb complex protein BMI-1 — protein sequence MHRTTRIKITELNPHLMCVLCGGYFIDATTIIECLHSFCKTCIVRYLETSKYCPICDVQVHKTRPLLNIRSDKTLQDIVYKLVPGLFKNEMKRRRDFYAAHPSADAANGSNEDRGEVADEDKRIITDDEIISLSIEFFDQNRLERKGNKEREKSKDEVNDKRYLRCPAAMTVMHLRKFLRSKMDIPNTFQIDVMYEEEPLKDYYTLMDIAYIYTWRRNGPLPLKYRVRPTCKRMKISHQREGLNNSGELESDSGSDKASSPAGGIPSTSSCLPSPSTPVQSPHPQFPHISSTMNGTSSSPTSNHQSSFTNRVRKTSINGSSATSSG from the exons ATGCACCGAACAACCAGAATCAAAATAACCGAGCTAAACCCCCATCTCATGTGTGTGCTCTGTGGCGGGTACTTCATTGATGCAACAACCATCATAGAGTGTCTACACTCCT TCTGTAAGACGTGTATCGTACGTTACTTGGAGACAAGCAAGTATTGTCCTATATGTGATGTCCAAGTTCACAAAACCAGACCGCTTTTGAATATAAG gtCAGATAAAACTCTCCAAGATATTGTGTACAAACTAGTACCAGGCCTTTTCAAAA ATGAAATGAAAAGAAGAAGAGATTTTTATGCAGCTCATCCATCAGCTGATG CTGCCAATGGCTCTAATGAAGACAGGGGAGAAGTTGCAGACGAAGACAAAAGAATTATAACGGATGACGAGATAATAAGCTTATCCATTGAATTCTTTGACCAGAATAG ATTGGAACGGAAAggaaataaagagagagagaaatcaaaggATGAG GTGAATGACAAAAGATATTTACGCTGCCCAGCAGCAATGACAGTGATGCATCTAAGAAAGTTTCTCCGAAGTAAAATGGACATACCTAATACTTTTCAG ATCGATGTGATGTATGAAGAGGAACCTTTGAAGGACTACTATACACTAATGGATATTGCCTATATTTACACTTGGAGAAGG AATGGAcctcttcctctgaagtatcgaGTTCGACCGACTTGCAAAAGAATGAAGATCAGCCACCAGAGAGAGGGCTTAAATAATAGCGGAGAATTAGAAAGTGACTCTGGGAGTGACAAAGCTAGcagcccagcaggaggcatcCCCTCTACTTCATCTtgtttgcccagccccagcactcCAGTGCAGTCTCCCCATCCTCAATTTCCTCATATCTCTAGTACTATGAATGGAACCAGCAGCAGCCCTACCAGTAACCACCAATCCTCCTTTACCAACAGAGTGCGGAAAACATCAATAAATGGCTCTTCGGCAACTTCGTCGGGCTGA